GTCGCATTATCCAAAAAAGAAACGCCTTGAACCCGTTCTGCCCACTGCCGGGCGTATGCTTCCAGCTATCAGCACTATCTCAATTTCATCAAGAAAAGAGACCCTTTGAGCACTGATCAGCACGGCACTCATGAAGAGGCCGAACCAGCAAATATCACATCATCCCATGAAAAAAATGCGTCTGTCGGCAACCCGTCAGCGGCTTCGTCAACCAAGCAGGCGACAGAAAGCGGCAATCATGCCTCAGGATTTGCCTCCCACCTGCCATGGCGCAGACGAACCGGTGGCGACAGTGCCCCGAACGGATCAAGACAGCCGAAACCCAGTACCGAAGAGGCACTGACCAGCCTCGACGGGCAGATCTCCTTCTGGCGCGGTGTCCCCTTCGGCCTGCAACATGTCATGGCGATGTTCGTCGCCAACCTCGCACCGATTTTCCTGGTGACCGCCGCCGCTCACCTGACGCCGTCACAATCGGCGATGATCATCCAGAACGGCCTTCTGGTGGCGGGCCTCGGCACCTGCCTGCAGCTCTACCCGCTCTGGCGCGTCGGCAGCCGACTGCCCATGGTCACCGGCATCTCCTTCACCTACGTCGCCGCCGCAAGCGCCATCGTCGGCAAGCAGGGTTACGGGGCACTTGTGGGAGCCATCATCGTCGGCGGACTGCTTGAGCTGGTACTGGGGCTGACTGCGACCTTCTGGAAGAAATACGTGCCGCCAATCGTCTCCGCCATCGTCGTAACCTCAATCGGCTTCTCCCTGCTTTCCACGGGTGCTTCCTCGTTCGGCGGCGGCTCCGGGGCCAAGGACTTCGGCAGCTGGCAGAACCTTACGCTAGGTCTCATCTCGCTGGTCGCCTGCCTCGCCTTCCAGCTGTTGATGAAAGGGACAGCCAAGCAGCTTTCCATCCTCTTCGGCCTGGTCGTGGGCTATATCGTCGCCATACCGATGGGCAAGGTCGACTTCTCCGGCTTCCAGAATCTGCAGGTCGTCAGCCTTCCGCGGTTCATGCCGTTCGCTCCGACCTTCGACGCCGGTTCCATCATCTCCTTCGCACTGCTTTACGTCGTTTCCTCCGTTGAGGTCTTGGGCGACACCGCGGCGCTCTCACAGGTCGGTTTGAACCGTCTGCCGACCGACAAGGAGACTTCTGGAGCCATCGCCGGCGACGGCCTGATCTCCGCCGTTTCCGGCCTGTTCGGCTGCCTGCCGCTGACCTCATTCGCCCAGAACATCGGGCTGGTCGCGGTCACCAAGGTGGTCAACCGCAAGGTCATCCTTTCCGGCGGACTCATCCTCATCCTCGCCAGCTTCGTGCCCGGTGTGGCGCAGCTGTTCAACTCCATGCCACAGGCGGTGCTCGGGGGCTGCACCATCATGATGTTCGGCAACATCATTCTCTCCGGCTTCCAGATGATCGCCGAGGCGGGATTCAGCCAGCGCAACACCACCATCGCGGCGCTCTCCCTGACCATTGGCATCGGGTTCACGCAGGTCGGCGGCATCTTCGCCCAGTTCCCGCAGCTCTTCCAGTCGATCTTCGCCACCAACTGCATCGCGGTCTCGTTCGTGGTCGCCGTCATCTTGAACGCCGTGCTTCCCAGCGAATCGCATTTCCTAGTCAACACACACAACGGTTCCGGCGAAAACAATACCGCAGCAACCAAAGACTGAAGCTCAAAACAGGCGCCTCGCCCAAAACATCACAGTTTAGTGCTGGTAAACGTACTTTAATCACTGATTACAGTCAGTTTACCAGCACTATCACATTCCGATGCTGGGAAAACGCACCGCAACCGTTTATCTGAGTCCGTTTACCAGCATCAAACGCAATCAACTACTTGCCGATGCCCATGTATTCGTTGATGATGTCGTCATAGATGCCGATGAAGTCGAGATACATCGCCTTGGGCAGGCTTTCGTTGACGCAGTGCATCGTATCGTTGCCTGGCCCGAACATCACGTAGGCGGTGTCCTTCGGGCTGTCGAGTAGGAGCACGCTGCCGTCGGTACCGCCGGACACGCCGAACATCGGAATCTCGGCAGGCTTGCCCTGCTCCTTCAAATGGCGCTCCCCCACCGACTTGACGATCTTGGCAAGCTTGGCGTCCTTCGGGCCGATCGCAGGAACGATATCCATACCGACCTCATAGGAGACGGTGGCCTTGTGACTGTCGTTGAACTTCGCCACTTCATCGTCCAAAACAGCGAGAATCTCTTTGTTGCTGAACTCGGGGATGATACGCATGTTGATTTCGGCACTGGCGGACTCAGGGATTGCATTGACCTGCTGACCGCCTCGGATGACGTCAATGTTAAAGACGGTGTCGCCGAGGTCCGGGTTGCTCTTTCCGGCCGCTGCGTCCTTGATGCGCTTGGAAATGGTATCGAGGAATTCGATCAGATTCTCCACTGCGTTGATGCCTGCGGCCGGAGTGGAGCTGTGCGCGGCCTTCCCTTTCATCGCGATGTTCAGATTAAGCTCGCCCTTGGTGGCGTAGACGATGTTGTAGCCGGAAGGTTCGCCGACAAGCAACGCCCCGACGCCTTTCATATACCCTTGCTTTTGAAGTGCGGTGGCACCCGGCATACCGACCTCTTCACCGGCCGTGACCAGGAAGCGCACGGTGCCGTGCATCTGCTCCTCATGCTTTTTGAGATTGAGCATGGCGATGACCATGGCGGCAAGACCGGCCTTCATATCGGTCACACCGCGACCGTAGACCAGATCGCCGTCTTCGGTGAGCTTGAACGGATCGGTCTTCCAGCCTTCCTGCTGGGCCGAGACGGTGTCCATATGCCCAGTCAATCCAAGAATCGGCTCACCGTGCCCGAGTTCGGCGACCAAGTTGGCACGGGTCGGATCGTCCTCAAGCGGCAGAACCTTGCAGGGCACGCCGGCCTTATCGAAAATCGCCTTGATCTCATCAGCTACGACCTTCTCGTTGCCGTTTTCGGTATGTAGCCCTACGAACTTGCGCAGCAGGTCCATGGCTTCTTGCTCGTTCATGATATTCCCTTTCAAAAGACGACAATATGCATATTCTTCTATTAAACCACTTCACTCGTTCACCAATTATCACAGGCAAACGTTTCGATTTCAAGACACCCAACTTGTCCAACAGACATGAACGATTGCTCCCATTGCTCTGTAGTAAGATCCACAAATCCGACTGCATCGCAGATCGCTATCGCCGGCATTCACCCGTTGCAGAGAACGGTGTACAGTATGGTTTTGCACTTTCAACGCTTCGCCAAGGAGAGTATATGGAGATTGGATCATTGGCAGAATGGGCCACGGCAGTAGCAGAGACCGCAGCGGTCTTAGTGGCGCTGTTCCTACCGTATTTGGAACGTCGTCGAAACGACCGCAAAAATTCACGCAATCTCAAGATCATGCTACGTGGCATCATCGAACGCGCTTTGAAAGACCAGAATTCTCACTCACTCGAGTCTTTCCTCAACCTCTCGTCACTGACCGATGCCGGCGAACGAGATAAGGAAACACTCGACACCGCACGACAGATTCTTGAACTGTTTCAAACCACCGAGATGAGTGATTCAGAGCGGCATGAAGAAATCATCGAATTGCTCAGCACCATACAACCGTAAAAATCCTATTCGGTTTTTTAGAAAAATTCAGGAATCATGATGCTAAAGCAGAAGTCGCCATCCCGTAACAACATTCGGGATGGCGACTTCTGCTCAATAATATCTTGAGGCTGATTCTCACCGTTGGCTGGGATTGTGGTTGTCCGGATTCGGGTCGGTGAAGACGTTAAGCGTGTCCATATCCGCGTCGCTGATGGTGAAATCGACATCGGCGTTGTTTTCGATATGTTCACGATGCGTGGCTTTCGGAAGCGGCAGCACACCGTTCTGCAGGCAGAAGCGAATCGCCAGCTGGGCGGTTGAGACCCCATACTTTTCGGCCATCGCCTTAAGTTCCGGCGAACCGAGCAGCCCACCGGTGGCCAACGGCGAATAGGCCTCGATCAGCAGGCCGTGAGATTGCGCGAATGTTCTGTTACGCGGCTCGGTGGCACCTACGTAATACTGAATCTGATTGACCGCAGGCGTCACCTCGGCATGGTCGAGAATGTTCTTCAAATCGTGGTCATCGAAATTCGACACCCCGATGGCACGCACACGGCCGGACTGGTAGATTTTCTCCATTTCGCCCCACACGGCAAGGTTCTCTTCGTCCATGCGCATGTGCCCCGCGTGGCTCCATGGCCAAGGCGCGTGGATGAGATAAAGATCGAGGGTATCAAGCCCGAGGTTCTCCATCGTCTCTTCGAAATGCGGCAGCACCCCGTCCGCCGTCTTGACCTCGGCCGGAAGCTTCGAGGTCACGAAAATCTCGTCGCGCGCTATTTCCGACTCGCGGATGGCACGTCCGACGCTACGCTCGTTGCCATACACACAAGCAGTGTCGACATGGCGGTAGCCGGCGTCCAGCGCCATCCGCACCGAATCATAGGCCACTTCCCCATCGGGAATCTGCCAGGTACCGAACCCGATCTTCGGAATCTTCACCCCGTTGTTGAGCGTATAAGTATCAGTAAGAATCGTCATCGCTTCTACCTTTCGGTTAACTAACATATTATTATTACGTACATTCTATCGTGACCATGGTGTTGTCGATGCATGGCTTCGCCATACGCTATACCGAAGGAGACCATCGTGGAGCAGCAAACAGAAGTCGAATCGGACCCAAGCAAAGCATGGGTGAAGCGGTGGTTGCGGTATTGCGCTAAGCAAGGCATTAGGCCGTGGGAATTTGATTTTAAGCGGTGTTATACCAACGAAGAAAAAGTGTCCAACTTGCAATTGGAGCTTCAATATAAATACACCAACTTATTCAATAACAAAAGCAAAGACAACAAGGATTTTCATGAAGAAGTTGATTGCATATCCGTAAACAACAATCAAGAAAAGGAATATGATCCAATCGATAAACAACGAGATTGCGATAAACGCGCTTCCTACATCTATCAAGTTTTTGGATGGCAAACAGATATAACTGACTCCATTCGTGGCGACACTATGAATTCTTTCAAGACAACTTTTACTCGACTTGTGGCCGCTAACGGAACAGTTTCTTGGGGCATCGACAATGAAAAGGAATGGGGTCTTGAATATGGTAGACCGCTACCAAGATCAAACGAAATCCTCAAAAGCTGGGCAACAAATAAAAAAGATAAATGTGAGGATTTATTAACAACTTTTCTGCAAAATGCACATAACCCCGCAAACAATGACGTTAAAATCCGTGTTGATAAAGAGACAATAGAAACTCTTGTTAATGATGGAATCAATAAATTTGCGTGTTGGACCCACACCATTGGTAACTTCATTGTGATGCCGGCATGGATGAATACAGGTCGCGGAAGCTACCGTGCCGCGCCTAAAGATTATTGGGATCGCACCGTCAAGGACATTCATGACTTTCTTCAATCACCTACTCATGATGGAAGCGCTTTCAAAGACGTGATAAACAAATATTATTTACAGCCTTACATTAACCGCGATGGAACTGTTGGGGAGTTTTGGAAAGGACATCTGAAAGGCTCTGGCCTACCTAAGACAATTGAAGATTTCGAGAATTTTTACTTTTGTGTCAACACACTAATTAAAGCACGTGGCTGGTGGATGACCAAGAAACTTTGTGAAGAACTCGAAAAAAGCGATCAGGAATTTCACGAGACAGCCAAAAACTTTTTCTATAAGGAAGAATTAGATACCAATAAGTATTCAATAGGTAAAAATGACGAAGAGCGTCTCATGTACTTTGACGAAATCTTCCAATTGGAAAAGGAATAAGTCACTTCCAAAAACCAACAGCAACCACAACCAAACTGTCAGTGAATAAAGCTCTGTTGAATTCAAATCTTAAGCTAATTTACTTAGAATCTGAATTCAGCAGAGCCTCTTTTAAACCATCAAACATTCTCGTAGATATCATGATGACGGATGACCACGATGCCTGCGGCGAACATCAGGGCGATGACCACGAGGACCAGCACGATGATAGGTGTCCAAGTATGCAGAAGACCATTGAGCGCGCCGAGCGCCACCGGGCCGACCGCCGCCAGCAGATAGCCTCCGGACTGAGCCATGCCGGACAGACGCGCAGTGTCCGCCGCGTTCGAGGTGCGCTTCTGGAAGAAGATCACGCAGATGCTGAACGCCGCTGCCGACGCCATACCCATCAGGGCAGCGGCCACCACATTGAGCGGCAGGTTCGCACCCGGCACGAGAATGCCCAATACTCCAAGGGCGAATCCCCCGCCGACGATGCCGTTGATGATGGAAAGCCCGTGTTTGTGTTCGGCGATCATCGGCACCGTCAGCGTCAGCGGCATGCCGGTCAACTGGAAGAGCGTAGCGAGGTTGCCGGCCGCGACAGCGCTGAAACCGGCCTCCTGCCACATCGAAGGTAACCAGGTAAGCAGGGAATAATACAGCATCGACTGCATGCCGAAGTAGGCCAGAATCACCCAGGCCAGCGGTGAACGCCACGGCGTCCTGTCGACCATTGGCCGGTCGAAGGAAGTGTCAACGGCAATGTGCGACGAACCGGAACGACGTTGGTTGAGCACGGCAATGAATATCCACACAATCAGCGCGACGGGGCCCACCAGCGCAAACATCGCCATGCTTGACTGGATACCAATCTTTGAGGCGACAACGCCGGAAGCGGCAGTGCCGAGCGACGCGACGATGACCTGCGCCATGGTGTAAAGGGTGGTCATGCCCGCGATGTTATCGGGGAAACGATCCTTGATGACGGCTGGCAGCAGCACGTTGCCGCCAGCGATACCAATGCCGAGAATGGCGGTTCCGACCATCAGCGCCCATGACGAGGGAATGACGCGCAGGTAGCTGCCGACGCTCAGAATAATCAGCGAGACGACGAGCACCTTATCGCTGCCATGTTTGGCACCGAACTTGCCCATCAGCGGCGAGGCGAGTGCGAATCCCAACAACGGGATGGTAGTCAGCAACCCCGCCAGTGAAGTCGGCAAGCCGATTTCGGCCTTCAGATCATTCAGCAGCGGCGGCATCATAGTGATCGGCATACGCAGATTCGCACCGGCCAGTATCAATCCCAAAACCACCAGCCATGCGCCTCTGCTCATATGCTTGCTCACTATTCATCCTCCTAAACCACTTGTTGATATTCGGCAACACACATCGCCTCTCGCCGTAACAGGCGAACCAGCCATTATCGTGTTGCCACTTTGACATTTATTCAATTGGGAACAGGCGTCAGCTCACCCAATCGGGCCGCAAAACCACAATTCTCAATGCTCAACCGTAACCGACCTGCCGACAGACTTTCTCTCAGGCGCCGACAGGTCCACACATGTCTATTGCGCAAGTTCCTGCAACGTGTTACCTGCAAGCCTGTACGTCGTCCAATCGGACATCTGTTCGGCACCCAACGACAGATAGAAATCGATGCTCGGCTTGTTCCAGTCCAGGCAGCACCATTCCATACGACCGCATTTACGCTCGACGGCAATTTTGGCCAGCTGCTTCAATATGGCCTTTCCATAGCCGCGGCCTCTATATTCCGGCGAGACATACAGATCTTCCAGATACAGCCCCGCTCTGCCCAAGAACGTCGAGAAATTATGGAAGAACAGCGCGAAGCCAATCTCCTTGTCGCCGAGACAGGCGAAAATGACCTCCGCCTTCTGCTTGTCGAAAATCCACTCCTCGAGCGTGGCTTCGTCGGCCACGACCTCGTCCAGCATCTTCTCGTAATCGGCAAGTTCCCTGACAAATTTCAGAATCAGCGCGACGTCTTCGCGCCCAGCGTATCTGAATTTCAGTTCGTTGTCCATGTTATTCCTTCCTTTCAAGAACGCGGTTGGTTTAAACCAGTCATCACCTTGCCGCCGACGATTGGGGCGAAGAACTCTGCAGGAAACAGACATTTCCTCACTCTATACGCGCAATGGCGGATTCAACATCTCATAATAAAAATCGCTGGCTACCATCAGTTTTGTACAGCAATATATCAGCAACGGAAGAATCGCAGAGACAGCATAGCATATGAGAGGCTGATTCTATCCATAGAAAGCTTCTCCGACCATCCCGTCAATCCGAGACTATTCGCCATTTACATACACAAGGCGGCGATAACTGTCACTGATTCGAGAATATTCCCAATTTATAGACACTAACCGATGCTAAACGTCATCAGCTCAAGATTGTTCTCCATTTATGCCCACTAGACAACTTTATATGTCACTAAATTGAGAACAATCTTAGTTCCATGCCAATTGGGCAGCAAAAACGCTACTAAACCCAACGCAGAGGCCGGTTTAGTAGCGTTCTAAGCCCTAGTACGATTGCCTTTCACCATCCGAACAGGATGAACGGCGACCGCTGACGCTCACTCCCACTCGATGGTGGCCGGCGGCTTGGAGGTGCAGTCGAGCACGACGCGGTTGATACCGCGGCACTCGTTGGTGATACGCGTGGAGATCGTGGCCAGCACGTCGTAGGGCAGACGATACCAGTCGGCGGTCATCGCGTCGTCGGAGCTGATCGGACGCAGCACGATCGGCGAGCCGTACGTGCGCTCGTCGCCCTGCACGCCTACCGAATGGACGTTGGCCAGCAGCACCACCGGGCACTGCCAGATATCGCGGTCCAATCCGGCCTTCGTCATCTCCTCGCGCGCGATGGCGTCGGCCTCACGCAACAGGTCAAGACGCTCCTTTGTCACCTCGCCGATAATGCGGATGCCGAGGCCCGGGCCCGGGAACGGCTGGCGCCAGACGATGTTGTCGGGCAGACCGAGCTTGGTGCCGATGGCACGAACCTCGTCCTTGAACAGGCTTCGCAGCGGCTCGATGAGCTTGAATTTGACATCCTTGGGCAGACCACCGACGTTATGGTGGGACTTGATGTTGGCCGTGCCGTCCCCGCCGCCGGATTCGACAACGTCCGGATAGAGCGTGCCCTGCACGAGGAACTTGACCTCCTTGCCACGCGCACCGGCCTCTTGCAAAACCTGCTTCTGGGCCTTCTCGAACGTGCGGATGAACTTCTCACCGATGATCTTGCGTTTGCGCTCAGGCTCGGTAACGCCCTTCAAAGCCGTAAGGAACTCGTCGGAAGCATCGACCTCGATCAGCCGGATGCCAGTCGCTTCGACGAAGTCGTGACGAACCTGCTCGGCCTCGCCCTTGCGCAGCATGCCATGGTCAACGAAGACGCAGGTGAGCTGATCGCCGATGGCCTTATGCACCAACGTGGCGGCGACGGCCGAATCCACGCCACCGGAAAGCCCGCAGATAACCTCGGCATCGCCGACTTCCTCACGAATCTTTTTGACTTGCGTGTCGATGATATTGTCGGCGTCCCAATCGCTGGGAAGCCCCGCGCACTCGTGCAGGAACGTGGAGAAGAGCTCGTTGCCAAGCGGGGTGTGCTTGACCTCGGGGTGCCACTGCACGCCGTAAAGCTTGCGCGACTCATCTTCCATCGCGGCCACCGGAGCACCTTGCGTATGCGCGAGGACTTTGAAGCCTTCCGGCGCTTCCTCCACGGCCACGCCGTGGCTCATCCAAGTGGTCTGTTCGGTGGGGGAACCGGCCAACACGCCCTCAGCGTCGTCGATCACCGCTTCGGTCCTGCCGTATTCGCCGAGCGCAGCCTTGTCGACCTTGCCGCCCAGTTCGTTGGCCATAACCTGGAAGCCGTAGCAGATACCGAGCACGGGCACACCGGCGTCGAATATCGTCTTGTCGATCTCGGGCGCACCGGGCTCGTAGACGGAAGCGGGGCCTCCGGAAAGAATGATGGCCTTGGGATCTTTGGCGAGCATCTCGGAAACCGGCATGGAATGCGGAACCAATTCGGAATAGACATGCGCCTCGCGCACACGACGCGCGATGAGCTGGGCGTATTGCGCGCCGAAGTCAACGACAAGCACTGGACCTTTTGCCATGGATTCTCCCTATTATTATCAGTACAAAACAGATGCAGAATATGTCCATTCTCGCGGTTCAAGGCGACAAAATCAAGTGTCCAGACAATGCACGCGGAACAAACAAAAAACAACATCACAAAAAACAACACGCCGCGTGAATTTTCTGTGAATCGAACATCGCTAAGCCTTGGCGTTGCGGAGTTTGTGGCGCAATTTCAACGTTTGTAAGTCATTTTTTTACGTTCGAAAATCTCACAAATTTTTTGTATAATACGACATTACTTGACAAAAACATCTCAAGACAGCACACAGATGAAAAAAAACGTCCAAAAAGTCGGAGTCGACACGTAAAGTGAACATCGATTGGGCACGAACCCGGAACATCAATAGTAACAAAGGTTTGCGCCCGAAGGAAATAATCAATTGCACACAATGTGTACAGGAGTACAGGAGCATAAATGACTAGTCCTGTTATTGGCACCCCGTGGAAGAAGCTCGGCAAGCCGGTTTCTGATGAGGCTCTCGAAGGAGTCGACAAGTATTGGCGCACCGCCAACTATCTTTCCATCGGTCAGATTTATCTGCGTAGCAACCCGTTGATGAAGGAGCCCTTCACCCGCAAGGACGTCAAGTACCGTCTCGTGGGCCACTGGGGCACCACTCCGGGCCTGAACTTCCTGTTCGGCCACATCAACCGTCTCATCGCCGACCACCAGCAGAACACCGTGTTCATCATGGGTCCTGGCCACGGTGGCCCCGCAGGCGTCGCTCAGTCCTATCTCGACGGCACCTACACCGAGTACTATCCGAAGATCACCAAGGACGAGTCCGGACTGCAGAAGTTCTTCCGTCAGTTCTCCTATCCTGGCGGCATCCCCTCCCACTATGCACCTGAGACCCCGGGTTCGATGCACGAGGGCGGCGAGCTCGGCTACGCGCTGAGCCACGCTTATGGCGCCATCATGAACAACCCGAGCCTGTTCGTCGCGGCTGTGGTCGGCGACGGCGAGGCCGAAACCGGCCCGCTGGCGACCAGCTGGCAGTCCAACAAGCTCGTCAACCCTCGCACCGACGGCATTGTGCTGCCGATCCTGCACCTCAACGGCTACAAGATCGCCAACCCGTCCATTCTTTCCCGTATCCCCGATGAGGAGCTCCACGAGTTCTTCGAGGGCATGGGTTACGAGCCTTATGAGTTCGTCGCCGGATTCGACGATGAGGACCATATGTCCATCCACCGTCGTTTCGCCGACATGCTCGAAGAGATCTTCGACAAGATCTGCGACATCAAGGCCAAGGCTCAGACCGACGACATGGATCGCCCGACCTACCCGATGATCATCTTCCGCACGCCGAAGGGCTGGACTTGCCCGAAGTACATCGACGGCCAGAAGACCGAGGGATCCTGGCGCGCTCACCAGGTGCCGCTGGCTTCCGCCCGCGATACCGAGGCTCACTTCCAGGTCCTCAAGGGCTGGATGGAATCCTACAAGCCTGAGGAGCTCTTCGACGAGAAGGGCGCCATCAAGCCTGACGTCACCGCGTTCATGCCTAAGGGCGAACTGCGCTTGGGCCAGAACCCGAACGCCAACGGCGGCCGTATCCGCGAGGATCTGAAGCTCCCCGATCTCGATGCCTACGAAGTCAAGGGCGTCAAGGAATTCGGCCATGGCTGGGGCCAGCTCGAAGCTACCCGCCAGCTGGGCAACTACACCCGCGACATCATCAAGATGAACCCGGATTCGTTCCGCATCTTCGGACCTGACGAGACCGCTTCCAACCGTCTGCAGGCCGCTTATGAGGTCACCAACAAGCAGTGGGACAACGGCTATCTCTCCGAGCAGACCGATGAGCACATGGCTGTCACCGGCCAGGTCGTCGAGATGCTCTCCGAGCACCAGATGGAAGGCTTCCTCGAGGGCTACGTCCTCACCGGTCGTCACGGCATCTGGAGCACCTACGAGTCCTTCGGCCACGTCATCGACTCCATGCTCAACCAGCACGCCAAGTGGCTCGAAGCCACCGTGCGTCACATCGATTGGCGTAAGCCCGTCGCTTCGATCAACATGCTGATCTCCTCGCACGTCTGGCGTCAGGATCACAACGGATTCTCCCATCAGGACCCGGGTGTGAGCTCCGTGCTGCTGAACAAGACCTTCAACAACGATCACGTTGTGGCCGAATACTTCCCCGCCGACGCCAACATGCTGCTGGCCGTCGCCGAGAAGGCCTTCAAGTCCACCAACAAGATCAACGCCATCTTCGCGGGCAAGCAGCCTGCGGCCACCTGGCTGACCCTCGACGAGGCTCGTGAAGAGCTCGAGAAGGGTGCTGCCGAGTGGAAGTGGGCCTCCACCGCCAAGAACAACGACGAAGCGCAGATCGTGCTCGCCTGCGTCGGCGATGTCCCCACGCTCGAGATCATGGCCGCAAGCGAAAAGCTCAAGGCGTTCGGCATCAAGTTCAAGGTCGTCAACGTCGTTGACACCCTGAAGCTGCAGAGCCCCAAGGAGAACGACGAGGCGCTGAGCGACGAGGAGTTCACCGATCTCTTCACCGCCGACAAGCCGGTCCTCTTCGCGTATCATTCCTATGCGCACGACATCCACGCCCTCATCTATGATCGTCCGAACCACGACAACTTCAACGTTCACGGTTACAAGGAGCAGGGTTCCACCACGACTCCGTACGACATGGTGCGCGTCAACGACATGGATCGTTACGAGCTGACCGCCGAAGTGCTCCGCACGCTCGACGCGAAGAAGTACGCCAGCGACATCGACAAGCTCGAGAAGTTCCGTACTGACGCCTTCCAGTTCGCCGTCGACGAAGGCTACGATCACCCGGATTACACCGGCTTCGTATACTCCGACGTCAAGAACCAGGACAAGGAAGCAGCTGCCAAGGCTGCCATGAGCACTGGTTCCGACAACGAGTGAGATAATCTCACCCCCGCGCTTAGCGCAATCATCTGAGTAAAGGAAAAGGACGTCCGGCTTCGGTCGGCGTCCTTTTTCTGTTTCGTTCGTCGGCAGTCTACTACGTCACACTCTGCGCTTAACATATAAATGATCGATATCGTTGTTGATCCGCAAAAACGTGCATAGCATGCACAAAGGAGTTATACCGTGACGAACGAAGTCATTTATATCAACAGCCCTGAGGGCAAGAACGGCCGTAATGTGGTGGCCTACGGAGTCGTAAAGGCTCTCGCATCCAAAGGCAAGACCGCAGTGTTCCGCCCAGTGGCTTGCAAAAAAGAGGCCTTTACCGGCGAACTGCTCAAGGCCTCGAATGCCGGCCAATCCGTCGAACAAGTGCGCGGCGTATGCCCCAAGTGCGCGCGCAAAGACAAAAGCACTGCCCGTGGTGACATCGTGGCGGCGTATAGCGCCGAACTTGAGCGCGTCAATCCTGACACCATGGTGGTCGTGGGTTCCGACGGTTCCTCCGTTTTCGACCCTGAAGCGTTCACTTTCAATGCCGATATCGCCTCGGACCTCAAGGCCAAGACCTTCCTCGCCATCTGCACTATTCCGCGCAACGGCGAGCAGGTAAAGGCCACGGTCGAGACCTGCACGGCCAGTGTGGAGCAGGCTGGCGGCAAAGTTGCCGGCATCTTCGTCACTGGATGCACCGACGAAAAGGCCGCAGACGCCAAGAACGCTTTGAAGGACTCCCCCGTCCCGGTCTGGACCATTCCGGCCGTCGACTTCCCGTCCGACACTGATCCCGATGCCGCCAGCAAAGCCGCAAAGGCATTCGCCGACAATGCGCCGACCGATGAGGTAGTCGCCGCCGCGCAAACCCCATTCGACGCTCCGACCACTCCCTATGCGTTCCAGAACGATCTTCTGGTGAAGGCCAAGGCCGCCAAGAAGACGATCGTGCTG
The window above is part of the Bifidobacterium sp. ESL0704 genome. Proteins encoded here:
- a CDS encoding aldo/keto reductase; translated protein: MTILTDTYTLNNGVKIPKIGFGTWQIPDGEVAYDSVRMALDAGYRHVDTACVYGNERSVGRAIRESEIARDEIFVTSKLPAEVKTADGVLPHFEETMENLGLDTLDLYLIHAPWPWSHAGHMRMDEENLAVWGEMEKIYQSGRVRAIGVSNFDDHDLKNILDHAEVTPAVNQIQYYVGATEPRNRTFAQSHGLLIEAYSPLATGGLLGSPELKAMAEKYGVSTAQLAIRFCLQNGVLPLPKATHREHIENNADVDFTISDADMDTLNVFTDPNPDNHNPSQR
- a CDS encoding MFS transporter gives rise to the protein MSKHMSRGAWLVVLGLILAGANLRMPITMMPPLLNDLKAEIGLPTSLAGLLTTIPLLGFALASPLMGKFGAKHGSDKVLVVSLIILSVGSYLRVIPSSWALMVGTAILGIGIAGGNVLLPAVIKDRFPDNIAGMTTLYTMAQVIVASLGTAASGVVASKIGIQSSMAMFALVGPVALIVWIFIAVLNQRRSGSSHIAVDTSFDRPMVDRTPWRSPLAWVILAYFGMQSMLYYSLLTWLPSMWQEAGFSAVAAGNLATLFQLTGMPLTLTVPMIAEHKHGLSIINGIVGGGFALGVLGILVPGANLPLNVVAAALMGMASAAAFSICVIFFQKRTSNAADTARLSGMAQSGGYLLAAVGPVALGALNGLLHTWTPIIVLVLVVIALMFAAGIVVIRHHDIYENV
- a CDS encoding GNAT family N-acetyltransferase, with product MDNELKFRYAGREDVALILKFVRELADYEKMLDEVVADEATLEEWIFDKQKAEVIFACLGDKEIGFALFFHNFSTFLGRAGLYLEDLYVSPEYRGRGYGKAILKQLAKIAVERKCGRMEWCCLDWNKPSIDFYLSLGAEQMSDWTTYRLAGNTLQELAQ
- a CDS encoding ArgE/DapE family deacylase; its protein translation is MNEQEAMDLLRKFVGLHTENGNEKVVADEIKAIFDKAGVPCKVLPLEDDPTRANLVAELGHGEPILGLTGHMDTVSAQQEGWKTDPFKLTEDGDLVYGRGVTDMKAGLAAMVIAMLNLKKHEEQMHGTVRFLVTAGEEVGMPGATALQKQGYMKGVGALLVGEPSGYNIVYATKGELNLNIAMKGKAAHSSTPAAGINAVENLIEFLDTISKRIKDAAAGKSNPDLGDTVFNIDVIRGGQQVNAIPESASAEINMRIIPEFSNKEILAVLDDEVAKFNDSHKATVSYEVGMDIVPAIGPKDAKLAKIVKSVGERHLKEQGKPAEIPMFGVSGGTDGSVLLLDSPKDTAYVMFGPGNDTMHCVNESLPKAMYLDFIGIYDDIINEYMGIGK
- a CDS encoding nucleobase:cation symporter-2 family protein, translated to MTSLDGQISFWRGVPFGLQHVMAMFVANLAPIFLVTAAAHLTPSQSAMIIQNGLLVAGLGTCLQLYPLWRVGSRLPMVTGISFTYVAAASAIVGKQGYGALVGAIIVGGLLELVLGLTATFWKKYVPPIVSAIVVTSIGFSLLSTGASSFGGGSGAKDFGSWQNLTLGLISLVACLAFQLLMKGTAKQLSILFGLVVGYIVAIPMGKVDFSGFQNLQVVSLPRFMPFAPTFDAGSIISFALLYVVSSVEVLGDTAALSQVGLNRLPTDKETSGAIAGDGLISAVSGLFGCLPLTSFAQNIGLVAVTKVVNRKVILSGGLILILASFVPGVAQLFNSMPQAVLGGCTIMMFGNIILSGFQMIAEAGFSQRNTTIAALSLTIGIGFTQVGGIFAQFPQLFQSIFATNCIAVSFVVAVILNAVLPSESHFLVNTHNGSGENNTAATKD